The region ttttaagggagtttttccttgccactgtcgccctcggcttgctcaacagtggtttttggtctgtcggtctgcAGCTGCAATGAGGAGAATCTTTATCTTACCTTTCCTTCCTACAGACACGCCTGTAGGAAGACACGCCTATTTATTCAGTTTTTACTcatgtttacaatgtatatatttgtaattagACATACTTTTTATTACAATAATGTGCAATTTGGGATTCAGCACTAACTTTGAGCTCTGTTAACTAAGTCTGTTCACACCATCAAGCCAAAAATACCCAACAAATTCTTCAGACTTTACTGTCATCAAAGTAACTGTCTTGCCCTGCACAAATGCTTGTGAGAGCACAAACCTGCCAAAATACCACCTAAGTTACTTAAGAAGGGAAATAACACTGTTTTAATGACTAGTTATTTAATTTAGaattaacaaacaaatatgAGAAATGAAAAgcgaataaaagtttaaatattaaGCTGGCAATCAAAGAAACCTGTAACATGTACTCTGGAAACTTAACATAGAACAAACCAAACCgtattatttgttatataacACTTTGCATTACAATTTCAGCTCACAATAAGCTGTGTGTCTTAGATCTTCCACTTGGAAACATTTGTGTAAAAGAATACTAATGAAACACATCTACGCAATCTACATAAGGGTAAATGTGACACACTGTTTACCAAGCAAGAGAAGAATGTGTGGTCATCCATCAGAAACAAACTGAATCGTTCCGTTTATTGGTcagtcttcatgagttttgatGTTGGTGGTAGAAGCTGATTATTCATGCTCAGGACAACAGCTGTAGCATTTCTATTTAACATGAAGATtcaagggaaggaaggaaaagtgcCGTTTCATTAACACAAACTGTTAACTTCTACACTTCCACTAACGCACAACTATTACAGGAGGTACCAAGCCGCCAATCCAGCAAGAGCAGCGATCCAAGCAGCCAGCAGCACCTGACCTGTGGGCTTTCTCAACAACCCCGCAGCCATCTGATAAACATATGCAGATCCTCCACTGGCAGCTagagtaaaaagaaaagaaacaaaaattatAACCATAAAGCATCACAAAATCTTGTTAGTAGGTTGATTTTTAACCAGTTACACTTTCAGTCTAAAGTTACAGAGACAAAGTTGAAGCCTCTCTAACCAGACAGGAGATAAAAGTGGAAGAAAGTTCATAACGGAAAGGTATAAAGATAATTCACTAAGGGACCTgaattgggcggcacggtggctaagtgtgtagcactgtggcctcacagcaagaaggtcctgggtttgatccccaggttgagcggtcctttctgtgcggagtttgcatgttctccccgtgtccgtgtgggtttcctcccacagtccaaaaacatgcagccaggctaactggagacactgattgGTCCTATAAGTACctagccactaggatgcataaaccagtgcattgtagcgccggtcccaagcccggataaatagggagggtcgtgtcaggaggGGCATCCGGGGTAAAAACTGTGGCAAATCAATAAGGCGGATCACTTTCCGCCGGCAACCCctgacgggagcagccgaggaaatagactAAGGGACCTGAATTATTGACATGCTCAGGTAGTGCAGAGGTAAATTAAACTAGTCCACTACCGCTGGGGTCCAGGGTTTGGattcccagtggtgctatcagccagctgggcatctacatgTGAAATATACAAATGTATGACATATTGCGGTGGGTTTAATGTTTTGAATAGTTGTTGGATGTTTACCCATCTTGGCAGCATAATATGGGCATTTACTAATGTCTCCTTGCATGTCACCATGGACAGGACCTCCATCCAGAACCTCGTCTTCAATAGTCTTTCCAATTTCCTCCAGTTCTTGGAAAACCTACATGGAAGATATGAGTAAAAGAGTTACTCCCAGGTTACATGCAACTGTACTGTACTTAATAGTACGTTACCCCTTTGACCTCATGGGTTCAAGAGTGAGCccataaaagcattaaaaattgGGAAAACAGCACATGTGAATACCTTCTATACTACATCCTACCTCCATGTTGAGCTGAAAGGCCAGAACGGCCTCTTGGACGATCCTCTGCTTGGTGTCATCATCAAGCTCTAGCTCGTTCATGCGGCTCCGGTACAGCTGCTTGAAGCCCTTGTGGCTGTGGATCCCATCAAACTGGTAGAAGTAAACTCCCTCTCCAGTAGGAGGCAGCTTAAGGGCACGCTGGGCCACTTTCTTCAGCACCTGTCCTCCGCAGAGGTCACCCATGTAGCGCGTGTAGGCGTGAGCCACCAGCAGGGAGGGGTCTTCACGGCCGATTGTATGAACGCGCTCGACGTAGCGATGAGTGGCAGGGGAGCAGCTGATCTCACGCTGCCAGTCGTCACCGTAGAAATACTGGAGATCCTGGGCCAAGGCGTCACGGCGGTGCAGTTCGGCGGGGAAGTAGAGAGGTGCGAAATGTGGGTGATCCTTGTTTTTTTCGATTTCCTCCTCCATGGCTGAGTAGGTGTAGTAGAGAGCCACTGCTCCAAGCTGAAGTAAAGTCAAGATCTTTTAGTCATATTAAACAAACATAACAGGTAAAGGGGCAAATCTATAATCAGAAGTGATACAACAGTTGTAGCCCCATGCCTGCAGGAATGGggacaagataagataagatcacAGTGAGATAAtcccctagcacaccagcattgcgattctgaacaccccggttcgaatctcggctctgctaccggttggctgggcgtcctctagcaggcacaattggccaaTGCCTGCAGAGGATAAAACTGGCCTCAAGTCTGCTGAATttgaaagaccggactaagtggttatcaatgctgtgtaaggaccttggttgcccagggcgcctgtacagaaagtggagaagCGCAGAGAtgggggcgtggctctccgtacacaaagccaacctcacacacaaacccacagaAGTATGgatgaataagaagggattggtggactgcgcacacgtcggagggagtatatgtcaggcaaatatacaccaTCCTTGGATGCCAtgggggtccccagcagcagattggctatgctaaattgggagaaaaagggggggggaaTAAGTACAAGAGAAGGGTAGGAACTCGCCCAGAAAAGAGACCTTCACATCACAAGGACATATGCCTTGGTGTTTTGCTGCACCGCAAAAAAGATAAAAGATTCTTCAGCACAACCTCAAATTATTAGGTTGAATCTTAAATGCAACTGGGTGTTTAGGACAGTTGGATAATGTCCCAAAACACATTATAGCTGGTTTTAAATTGGCCTAAAATTAGGCTTTGCAAATAATTcaaatctttcaccatctactgtacataatattgtgaaaagattcaagaAGTCCAGAGAAATCTTAGGTGGCACTGTTTGAGAAATGGTCATGCTATTGTGACAAatttagccacatgggctcagatGGTCATCAGTTGAGTTGGCTGTGCTATAGTTTCCTATACATACAGATATGTCGCCCTGACACACTTTGACCCAGCTCaccactgaccttttcaaagctctgCTAATGAAACGTAAGGTTCATATGATGTAGTCATAATCTGATCATGTGACAGCAGCCTAACCTTAAAGAGCTCCCTGCGTATGCGTCCACGGAGAAAATCTTTGACGAACTGTGTGTTTTCAGCCTTCTCATGAACTTCCTTGGTTCCTGCAGCCAGCATCTCAGAAAGATCCTCAGGTCTAGAAAACAAATGCTCAGGTAATTTTACTTCTGAAGCTAATTCAGAAGTCCAAATTCCTTTTGGaccaaagtttacatacactttagggctgggcgatatggatcaaaaattatatctcgatatttttttctgaatggcgatatacgatatatatctcgatatttttttattccataaggtaataacaaaaagacacttctgagacaaagctacatgttccaatttttttacaggcacttttattaatattcatgctggggaagcttcacacaagaattatttttgcttaaaaaaaaaaaaaagagctattctaagaaaaaaaaaaaagttgttttctaaggcatctcctgttgtctaacgtgaattacaaatatattgtctggccctttaagaatgttaagtgcactatagggcgcagggagcgagtgtgtagggaagatgttggaatgacacggtttccggctgagcttgtgtgacattaaaagtaaaaccccgttaaagtaaacccctcgttaaccccccacccccccatgtttggactttatacattattttatgtatatgtcgccacaacattaacatttacattaatattttcttttactgtatagaactcagttctgtaatacaggcagaactaatcgttcatgttactgtgtaactattacaacatttaatgtattttattcagcgttctgcttcatgcactttattattatttaacagctttatttgttgtttaattgctgtttgctccttgtttactgcagagttagttcatgcaatttaataatgtttggttgtttattggccgacaacaagaaatactataatagaagataaataaataaatgacgtgtcggacgtcgggcgatcgtccagtataaactaacacaaccacgtacaacatccagtacagaaatcactccccataatgtttgtttttacagtgagcaaatatatgcacatcacatatacaaacacaagagtcagaacaacaggagacgccccgctacgttattattactttctcaacacttaatgtgaagtaaatacgtgcatgtcagcgcgtgcatgcgcttgtgttggtttttgaaacgaataacgactcgttttcttgttttttaactttgggatttgaagtgaaaaacgaatgaaggtacacggagctggaaccttttgtctggacttgttttcggcattctctacagaatacattattctgctgctcatctgacactttgaattcgaaccatctccaaataattacgaaattagtcattatttttctttttagtaaacagctcctcttcgatagattctgtcatgtctttatccgtctccatgctatcgctgcctgcaggaattactggtgaagcggtggggaggggggagttgtgttcagtgagggagaggggcggggcaggtgaacatgtgcagagacaaactgggagaagagaaagacgaactgtcggatctaactggaacgcaacatttatatcgatatatgcgatattgtcttatcttatatcgcgtatgaaaatatatcgatatttttaaaatatcgatatatcgcccagccctaatacaCTTATAATGACCATGCATGTCAGGTTTTCATTTTGGGGCATTTTCACCCATGCTCCAAAGCAGTATGGGTTCCaatcagttgcagaaatcatggCATACTCATTTCTTACAAGTGCATGTAAACTTTGGACTGGAATGTAAGTATGACTGGCTGGCAATACATTACCTGACATTCTCCTTTTCCTCAATATCCTCATACACAAGTCCTCCACCGTTTGCCGAATCTTCTGTCTTTACAGCAGACATCGCTCACGCTGTCTTTGCTGTctgcttaaataatttattgtattaggattttatggtcatgttttacacactttggctacattcatgacaggacaggtagttactgattacacaagatttatcagtttaagtcttaaatgtcaaacacaatcacagacaattctgtatctcctcGCTTGCAagtcagaggaaacccatgcagacatggggagaacatgcaaactcctcataGAAAGGACCTGTTGTGGTCGGTCCAACTTGCCTGGAATcgctgggcgcaatgcagtaacacgggccggacaggatgccaatctatTCCCCACAACAGCCAATCAATTCTGTACGTACACGTCCAACCGACCTATAGCACCCctagggattcaaaccctggatccctagTAATGGGCCAGTGCAATTTCCCACTGCGCTACCAGatctaaatgtaaattaatctcTCCAAATGTAGAACTGACCTTGTCTTTGAGATCTGAAGCCCAAGAGAAAAACAGCATACACAGACCAGCGGTGACAACTCTACTCCTATTACAATACAGAAAACTACACACGCTAGCTGAATAAGTGACACAGTTAAGCCTGTAACAATACAGAACAAAGCAAAGGCAGTTTAAACAATGTTTCAGCTGATCGGGGCAAGAGTGGCATGGTGGGTGATGCAACAGAGAGAGTGATCACATGTCAAAAAGTCATGCTGGTGTTTACACTGACCTCATAATGACTGTAAGAGGATATTATTTACAACCTGACAATATAAACTGTATACTGGTTaaaattttttgtaattttatacCATGGCAGAATTAAATCATTGCAACCTTGCTGTAAACTGATTATCTTAAAAATCATAAACCAGTTCAGTATTGATTTATATATTTTGGTGGCACGGTGACTTCACGGCAAGAAcaccctgggttcgatccccaggtggggcggtccgggtcctttctgtgtagagtttgcatgttctccccgtgtccgaatgggattcctccaggagctccggtttcctcccacagtccaaagacgtgcagtcaggttaattggagatacaaaattgtccttgtgaactgatgaatcttgtataatagGTAAATACCGtttctgccatgaatgtaaccaaagtgtgtaaaacatgacgttaaaatcctaataaataaataaataaataacattaaaacacaaaccttaaacaACATGTTCAGTAGATTGAAAAACATCAGTTATTCAATCAAGATCATGTATATAATGCACTTTTTAGATGAAGTGAAATACATTCATTATAACCTAATTAATCTGGTTTACCACGTTTTTGGAACCAATTCCAAAATTCAGCTTAACAGACTGTCCAGGTCTGTTGACATAAGATGGGCCATTTAGTAAaagagtctgccatgtttgcatttgtgagcagtacatGTTGTGATAGAGTGAAGGCATCTGGAAGCAGGTTTATATCTCAATATATGACAATGTCATAAAGCCAGCTTTTTTGAAGCGTTATTGTACACCTGATAAAACATGACGgagcagaattaaatgatcgTGTTTGATCATGTTCTTCAGATATTTTCACCTCATCTGTACTAATAAAACACTTTGATTTTGACCAGTGAACCTTCAACCTGCTAATCCTAGTTTAGCAGCTGAGAATAGcggtttctatttttttatttttttggcttTGTTTAGGAGTTAATCTGATACAAATCCGATTAACAGTATCTAAAAAAATATCACTGAAGCAGTGCTAACGCAGTCCTGTTTAACCACAAACACTAGAACAACATAAAGCGCTATAAAATCTACTCACCTTTGTTATTCGTCTTTCTATATAAGACAGGGAAGTGCTTATTTACCTCAGAGTCGGAGGCCACGTGCTTTTTCTGCCCTGACGTAGAGCAGATTATAAACCATACACACGCTCCAGTTCCGGTACAAATGATTTATAGATCAGCGAATCCAATGCTGTGTAAACGcagctttttttaaactttttatttagttaaaatgatttaatgttCCCAAACAAAACCTCAATATAAATAAACCCgtgtaatgttttattatttacaacatTAAGCAAATTTTATGAGAAAAGTATGTGAGGTGTCTGGAAggttcatataaaataatttggtcAGATATCTCTTTTTAATATTCCTTTTAAAACAATCTCATATATAGGTTATTGTGTAGAAGTGTTTCCCACACTTCCGGGATGCCTCTCATGAGACCTCTACATTCCATAAGGAGGCCGGGGTGTATTCGGTTGCAATCCCACATCTGGGATCcattttaaatgcatacatttctgttattctatagaaaatatattaatcaCACAGAGGCCCTAACTGTCAGTAGGAGTGTGGGAACCTCTGCTGAGTTGTAAGAAAATTACCCACCCTATGATTTTGTCTGGATATTCAAGTATTTAAGGAGAAGCAAATTCCATTGGAGTCAGAGAGCAGCAGATCCGAACACAAGCTCTCTCCGGACAAAGCCAGGCTGTCCGAGCgacactgctattattctgtaataaacttcttaattacaaataaactgTGTCAACGGAGTCGTCATTTCATCATCGGCACCTCATCGCTGAGACAAAGACACCTCAGATGGCGTCACGAACAGGATCTGATGTAGCTGCTACACTGTCATAACGACATCAGGTGAGCGTtctattttttatgatgatagGGCGTGAGCCTGTGTGTTGTAATTTGTGGTGTTTGGCTGCACTGAAAGATCTGGTGTGTGAGCTATGAGGTGTGGACGGTGGAATGATGCTCCGTCTAAATTTGAGGTTTATTGCATAGTAAACTTTGCAATAACGGGGGGTTCtggaaatataattaataaggatagaaaaggaaaaagtttaagtagaagtaagagaagaaaaaaaggtGTGTACAATAGCCTTAATTAGTAACGGTTACAGTGTGTTAATACGCCATGCGAGATTATGGAGTTTTGGGCCCAATAGACTTTATGAGCGGTAAGACGTGGATATTAACCATTGCGTGAACATTGGCTAGATATACAGTAGTTGTGTTGTGAAAATAAGAGGAGAAAAATGAAGCTCTGAGCGTGGGGACATAGGACTAAGAGATGAAGTTAAGGATTAAGAGTAATTGTGGTGAAAAGGGACAAGAGAAGAAATGGAGGAATAGTTCAGTAATAGGAAAAGAGGTTAAAATGTTTAAAGGCATAGACGAATAGCGCTAAAAGGGATAAACAGAGTTAAAAAGATTAAGAGAATAATAGG is a window of Trichomycterus rosablanca isolate fTriRos1 chromosome 22, fTriRos1.hap1, whole genome shotgun sequence DNA encoding:
- the LOC134336214 gene encoding heme oxygenase 2-like, which translates into the protein MSAVKTEDSANGGGLVYEDIEEKENVRPEDLSEMLAAGTKEVHEKAENTQFVKDFLRGRIRRELFKLGAVALYYTYSAMEEEIEKNKDHPHFAPLYFPAELHRRDALAQDLQYFYGDDWQREISCSPATHRYVERVHTIGREDPSLLVAHAYTRYMGDLCGGQVLKKVAQRALKLPPTGEGVYFYQFDGIHSHKGFKQLYRSRMNELELDDDTKQRIVQEAVLAFQLNMEVFQELEEIGKTIEDEVLDGGPVHGDMQGDISKCPYYAAKMAASGGSAYVYQMAAGLLRKPTGQVLLAAWIAALAGLAAWYLL